CAATTTACTCTAAACAACATTTACAAAGCTGTATAATATGTTCATAGAAGAAGGTTCACGTCTACGAAATGAACGAAATAGGGTGCATTAATTAATAAGGTGTTAAAGACATGACCATGCAACAATTTAGTGAGCCAGCAGTTAAACAATAAATATAATGAATCTACATTTTTTCCTCCGATAACTGATAGACGGTCAATAATTTTTACGCAACTATAAATTTGATTCAAATATAAATGTGATTCAAATACAAACTACATATCATTGACCACATACGAAACTCTTTGTCTTAACATTCGATGAAAAGACCCAACGGCTTAATAAATAAGAACCACAACAAACCAAGCTCGACACACTCACATGAAACCTTACTACCTTGAAGGCCACTTTTTAATAAAAAACTGCAACCATTATTTGAAGACAAATCTGTTGTATATATATTACAGATGGTTCAAATACATCAAAACGGATGTAGGACGAAGTCAGAACAAAAAAAATTAAAAGGAAAAATTTGCACCAGGATTATGCAATTCCAAAATGTTTGTACATCTAACAATGTTATAACGCAGAAATATTGTTGTAAGAATTTAGTGCGTAGCTTTTGTCGATATAGTTGTAAGTTTAGCTGTAGAAAAATATTATAACTTTTAAACCGATGGTTGAAATAAAATAATTAAAAATATGAAAACAAAAAAAATAGGACTGTTAATTTAATGGGGAGAGGAGTCCATTAAATTACTTAAAAACTAATTTGAAACAAAAGCTATAAGAAATTATAAGTGAACTGAAACATTTCTACAATCCAACCAATATAACTAAAATTTAAATAATTTTCTGTTTATTTTGTTCATCACGTTAAATATAATTTAAATTAATAAATAAATTATTTAAAATAATTTTAAAAATGTAGGAAAAAATAAATAAATAATTTTAAAATTGTCTAGCAACTTATATTTTAATAATAACACAATATTTATATGCTAAAATATGTATACAAAAGATATAATTAAGATTAAAAATTTAACAAAAATTTCGGGCGTAGCCCGGGCCAACCCCTAGTTTTAAAAGATAACTGCATCTATTAATAAAAGAAAAGAGAGATGGATGGTAAGGCGGAAAAATCGGGTTCAAAGAAGACATCCGTACAAAACTCAAGAACCACAAACACCAAAAATAAACAAAGCACATCCAAAAATAGATGTAAGATCACATGTTTCTGTTGTTTTGTCTATTTTGTTATCTATAAAAGGAGATATTTTGGTTGGATCTATCATAGCTCCTCTCAACCAAAAACTTATTTTTTGTGTTTACCCCCAACAACTAATATTACAAATACAAAGTCCCCAGAAGTTAGAGAGGAGAATATTCAGGACTCATAATGGCCAAATTCTTCATCGTATTCCTTGCCTCTGCCCTATGTTTCACCACCCTTCTTCACTTTGCTGCCGCTGATGCTGACGACTTGGACCGGTTCCACATCAAAGGATCCGTCTACTGCGATACCTGCCGTGTCCAATTCATGACCCGCCTCAGTAAAGTCCTCGAAGGTAACTAAGGACAATGACTAGGATCTATATAGTAATGTTTTTTGGTTACACAAAATAAATCACCTTTTGGTTTAGTTCAGTGGTTTGAATTATGAAAAAAATTAAATAGTTTAGACGGTCTAACGTCCTCAAACATCTACATACGGAGTCATATGACCCTTGGTTATTCACATATCTTCATGCGGTCCTTAAGTTTTTGGGAACTATAAACATTTTAGTTATATTTTTTTATATATATAATTTGAAAGGCTACTAAACTTATATATTACTCAACTGAAATTTTGTGCTAAGGGGAATGTTTCTTCCGACCATGCTAATGGTCTTTGCATGTCTTAGTTTCATAAGATTATATAACGCCTTACGTACGTCGTTTGTGTGTGTTCTTCAGGGGCAAAGGTAAAGCTTGAGTGCAAGGGTCGTGAGAACCAGACAGTAACACTGACCAAAGAAGCTGTGACCGACAAAGAAGGAAAGTACGAGATGGTAGTTATGGGAGACCACGAAGAGGAAGTGTGTGAGATCATCCTCGTCGAATCACCGGACGCAGAGTGCGGCGAGGTGAACAACCAAGAGTTCTTAAGAAACGCAGCCAGGATCAGTCTTACGGCGAATGATGGCATTGTCTCTAACGAGGTTCGAACCATTAACCCACTTGGGTTCATGAGGAAGACTCCTCTCGCTGATTGTCCTCAGGTTTTCAAGGAGCTCGGAATCGTCCCTGATGTCATCTTCTAAGGTTATTATTATATATATTTTACCCATATTACACCGATCTGTCAACAATTTTATTTTTTTGTTAACTCTTTTTCAACCTATTATATAAAAATTTTCTTTTTTGAAGTTGTCGTCTGAGTTTACTTATCTAATGGTGTTTTCTTTTCTTTCCTATCTTGTGTTTGTGTTCCAACATTTTTTTGTTGTTGTTATGCTTCTGTGAGTTATATTTTTTTAAGAATGATTTGATTACCTAACAATATCTAAATTTGGAGAGCTCTTGTTTTCAGAACGATTTGAACACAAGTACATGATCTAGTTTTTTTTTTTAAATCATCTCCATGTCTACTGAGATTATCATAATTAATTTCCTTAAGTTTGAGGTTAAAAGAATAACAATGAACAGTGCCGTGCGAAGAGTTTTAAGGGCCTGAGGTAAGTTTTAAAAATAAACTTATTTACACCTGTAATGAAAACAATTTTCTAATATGATGTATCTTTTTCACCAAATACACAAGTCTAACACTGTAAAAGAATAAGTTATTACGTAAATATGCTATACTATGTCATATAGAAAAAAATACATGAATTCAGAAGATGAATTAGTCAATTTTCATAGAAATGTTTTTTATTTAAATAAATGTAAACCAATAGACTTGAAATTTTTTTAAATTTTGGGACCTTAAGACATATTAATCGAGGGCCTGAATCGAATGCATTTTTCAATACACAGTAGGCACGCCTCTGAAGATGAAGATCATGGAAGACATACTGAATTAAGCTAAGACAGAATAACATAGAGCCCTATCTAAAGACAGAAAATATTGAGCCCATCCTAAAGCCTGGGCCTTCAATCTGGGACCGTGGGCTTGAACATCAATTCTCGCGTTTCCATCTTATGCGCTATTGCGTTTGCACGAGTCAGTTTTGTCTTGAACAAAAAAAAAAAGGATGGGCAGAAAAACGCGGTTTTGGAGCGTCTGGCGTTGGTTTCAAACTCTTCATCCGAAACGAGAAAAGTTTAAGACGCCGAATATTTTCAAGCGTGCGATCCCTGACTTCATCATTAGAAATGACAAGTATACCCTTCATTAAATTTTAAAACTACGGAAAAACTTAACCTTTATCTTCCCTATCAAGACAGAGAGACTTCTTTATCTTCACCGCCGTCCGTCGAAAGCTTTAACCCAGAGACGACGATTCTACGGATTCCAAAGTGAGTTTCTTTTCCTTATTTTTTTCTTGTGGGTTTGCTTATCAGATCTAGTTAGTTCTGGGCCTTTGAGATCAAATCTTGTTCCCCTCTATCGATAGCTTCTAGGGTTTAGCTTTGTTCGATTTAGGGAAGAAAATCTAGCTGGTGGATTAGCTCAATGATGTTCTAAGCTTACATCTTACACTAATTAGCAACCAAAAGTGATAGAGGGAAATGATTAATAGATCTTTCGAGAATGAACTGAGATCTATGCCTCTGTGATTCATCTTATTACTTAAAGTCTATGTATGATTGTTTTGTGTTCACTGTCTATGTTGCTTTACTTCTTCCTCTATTGATAATGGATCTTGTTATTGTATTGACCATGGATTAGTTTTTTTTTCAAACTGTTGTGAACATATAGAGTAGGGTTATTATGTTGGAAAGGAGACATTTTTGAGACATCACATCTATGTTTCTTATGTTACAGGGTTTGAGTTTTGCATAAAACCACCCAACAATGGTTTCGTATCCCGCTACAACCGAGTCCATTTCCCTGGCTCAAGAAGCCAACAGCTCAGAGGCTATTCAGATACTCTACCAAGTCTTGGAAGACCCTTCTTCATCTCCAGAGGCTCTGCGTATCAAGGAGCAAGCCATCACTAACCTCTGCGACCGTCTCACCGAAGAGAAGAGAGGCGAGGATCTCCGCACACTCTTAACCAAACTTCGACCTTTCTTCTCCCTAATCCCAAAGGCCAAAACCGCGAAAATCGTCAGAGGGATCATCGATGCTGTTGCAAAGATACCCGGAACAACCAATCTCCAGATCACTCTCTGCAAAGAGATGGTTGAGTGGACGCGCGCCGAGAAGAGGACTTTCCTCAGGCAGCGAGTGGAGGCGAGGCTGGCTGCTCTTCTGATGGAGAACAA
The DNA window shown above is from Brassica oleracea var. oleracea cultivar TO1000 chromosome C3, BOL, whole genome shotgun sequence and carries:
- the LOC106333170 gene encoding pollen-specific protein-like At4g18596 — encoded protein: MAKFFIVFLASALCFTTLLHFAAADADDLDRFHIKGSVYCDTCRVQFMTRLSKVLEGAKVKLECKGRENQTVTLTKEAVTDKEGKYEMVVMGDHEEEVCEIILVESPDAECGEVNNQEFLRNAARISLTANDGIVSNEVRTINPLGFMRKTPLADCPQVFKELGIVPDVIF